Genomic window (Vibrio sp. NTOU-M3):
TCATGATTATTTATCTCCAAAACCAAAACGTTTGAGTACATAGATAAACGAACGAAGCGTACTTTCTTTGATCTGTTCTTCACTCATATTTTCGCTTTCCATTTGGGTTAAAATGGCATTCACGACGGACTCTCCATTTAACTGACCAGAAACTAAATATTCTGACGTCATGCCCACTCCGGTAAGCTGTTTGCTCAATTCAGTTCGTTGTTCCTCTGCCGGAATTGAAGAGAAATCAAGCACTGCCAGTTTGTTTGTGACGAGTGCTTGTCGAAGCGTAGCGATGTCGTCATCATTCATTAAGCCGATATTGGCGTAAATGAGATCACCCGGATTAGATTGTTCTCTGTAAACCTCAATATCCTGATTTAAATAAGTGGCAAGTTCAGTAGAAATTGTATTTTCACCACCCATAATTAGTATTTGAGAATGAACAGACATAGAGAATAAACATAGTCCAATAGAGATTGTTTTTATTGTTTTAGGAAAATGTAAAAATTGACTTTTATTAAAAATATGCATAAGGGTACCTTCCCAACTGATAGGTTATTTTTAGAATAAATAAACCCTATAAGTAATATGAGAATATAAATGTTAAATTGTTTTTAATATAAAACTCACCTTGATATACAGGGAGCCTGACGTTTAATAACAAGGATCTATTTGAGTTGCGATTCCTTCTAGTTGGTTGATTTGAAAGCAGTCTATCGGATTGGATAATAATGAATTGAGATGTGCGTCACATAAAAATGTCGCATAAGCTATTGGTTAAACAATAAAATTTAATTTAGATCTTGTTAATATTTCATGAAGCATTGCTACTCTTAGATAAATCTCGGTATTTTTATTTTCTTAGACAAAAATAAATTTATTAAATAGTTTCTATTTCTTGGACTAAGTTCAACTTTTTAGTCTTAGATATATCCTTATATATATTAAGTATTTAATTGAAGGTTCATAACAAGCTAACGCTAATATTAGCTGCTATTAACTAGGCCATTATTTTAGATTTAAAGTGGCTGGATTATATTCTAGATTATGGTTGGCTATTCATTTGGATGAGGTGAACTAGGAATGGTTACGTGGGATTGGGAGAAAGCGCTGAGTGGCTAACACTCAGCACGAGTCATGTGGTTAAGCCCTTTGTTCAAAGTAACGCTTAGCATTGTTGAAACAGATATTTTCGATCAGCGGACCGAGAAGAGACATATCATTGGGGACTTCTCCATTTTCAGCCCAATGACCGACCATGTCACACAGAATACGGCGGAAATATTCATGACGGGTGTAAGACAAGAAGCTTCTAGAGTCGGTCAACATGCCGATAAATTGGCTTAGCAATCCTAACTGAGAAAGCTGTAGCAACTGTCGTTGCATGCCGTCTTTCTGATCGTTGAACCACCAACCCGATCCGAATTGGATTTTACCTGCGATTCCACCACCTTGAAAATTACCAATCATGGTCGCTATCATCTCATTATCACGAGGGTTCAGGCAGTAAAGGATAGTACGAGGTAGTTGGTTGGACTGATCCATTTCGTCGAGCAGGTGGGCAAGCTCAAAGGCAAACGAGCGGTCATCAATTGAATCAAATCCGGTGTTGGGTCCTATGAACCGATGCATGCGAGTGTTGTTATCTCGTAGCGCACCAATATGTAGCTGCATCACCCATCCAAGCTGAGCATAACGTTGACCTAACCACACCTGCACAGCCGTTGAAAACTGGGCTTGCTCATATTCTGTGAGCGGTTGATGGTTTAAACGGCGGGAGAGAATAGCATCTAAATCTTTGTCTGAGGGAATGGGTGCATAGCGCACGACCTCGATACCGTGGTCTGCGCAGCGGCAACCATATAGATTGAAGTGCAGGAGGCGTTTGTCTAAGGCCTGCCGTAAATCGTCAAACTGACGGATCTCAATATCGGCGAGTTCACCAAGCTTGTGCAGGTACTCGACAAAGCCAGCTAACTCTATCTTAAATGCGTTATCGGGCCGCCAACTTGGCAATACCTGTATGTCAAAGGTGTCATCTTGAGCAATGGCACGATGATGTTCGAGTGAGTCCAATGGATCATCGGTTGTGCCAGCCATCACCACATTCATCTGCTGCATGATGCCACGCGCACTAAATTCTGATGTGGCGAGTTGTTCATTGCACTGGTGCCAAATGTGCTCGGCAGTTTGTGGATTGAGCAAGGTGTTTGTGATGCCAAACGGTTTGCGCAGCTCTAGGTGCGTCCAGTGGTATAGCGGATTTCCTAATGTCTGAGGGACAGTTCTCGCCCACGCGCAGAACTTGTCGTAATCACTTGCTTTACCTGTTATGAAATGTTCCTCAATCCCGGCAGAACGCATACCACGCCATTTATAGTGATCCCCTTCGAGCCAGATCTGTGTCAGGTTGCCAAATTGTCGATTTTGCGCCACATCAGCAGGGTTTAGATGGCAATGGTAGTCGTAAATGGGTTGGTGACTGGCATGCTCATGATATAAGCGTTGAGCTGTTTTCGTTGAAAGCAAAAAATCTTCGCATAAAAACCGTTTCATTCTATTTTCCTTTTGCCTATGCCAAACAAAGCGTGTTGTTTTGATGGATGTATTCAGTGCTCATTGTTAGCCATATGCCAAGTTAGGGAGGAATAGCACCACATCTGGCAGGAGGATCAGCACCAGAATCAGTAAGAAAATGGCTAATAAGAAAGGCACGGACTCTTTGATATAGCTTTTTGTCGGGCAATCTAAAATTGAACAGGCGGTAAACATGGCCACACCGACCGGTGGAGTCATGCCACCAAGTGTAACGATGGTCATCATCAGAATACCGAAATGCACCGGATCGACTCCCACACCCTGAACGATTGGCAGGAAAATTGGCGTTAGAAGTAATACGTTGACGGTGGCTTCCATAAACATGCCGATGATCGCCAAGAAGGTTAATATCACGATCAGGAGAAAATACTTGTGTGTGGTGATACTCAAGATTTCTTGCGACAGATATTGGGGTATTTGATTGTTGACGATGATGTAGCCGAAGATGCCAGAAAAGGAAATGATCAACATGATCACGGCATTGTCGACAACGGTTTGTTGCAGCACTTCAACGATTTTTTGGTAATTCAGTTCCTTGTAAACAAATAACCCAATGAAAAAGGCGTAAAAAACAGCAAAAGAGCCAGCTTCTGACGGTGTGAAAATGCCAAAACGAATCGTGATGATCAGTAAGACAGGAAAGAGCAGCGCCCAGAAGCATTGAATGAAGGTTTCGAAGATTTTTTTCGGTGGTGTTCTTTCTTCCTGTTCACGGGCGTAGCCTCGTTTGTTCGCCACAATACTCACGGTGACCATCAGAAAGAGTGTCATCAGAATGCCGGGAACAATGCCAGCTAAAAATAGACGGCCAATGGAGACTTCTCCGACAAACCCATACAGAATGAGTCCAATACTTGGGGGAATGGTTGCGGTGATAAGGCCACTTAGGCCGATGGATGCCGCAACAAACCCTTTTGAGTATTTGCGCTTGAGCATGGCGGGGCCAAGGATTTTGGATTGCATCGCGACGTCAGCAACGGCTGAGCCGGACACGCCACCCATGATGGCACTCAACAATACCGTGACATGGGCAAGTCCACCAACAAGGTGAGCGGTGAGTGTGGAGCAAAACGCAATAAGGCGTCGGGTAATGCCTGCCGCATTCATTAAGTTACCGGCTAACACAAAAAATGGCACGGCGAGTAACGCAGGGTTTTGCGAAGCCAGTACCATCTTTTGTACCGGAATGATCAACGAGGAACGGCCATCCATCACGAAAAACAGCAGGCTGGCAATCGCAATGGCAAATGCCAATGGCATTCTGAGGATCAGAAATAACGCAAAGCTGATAACCAAGGCCCCCATAGGGGAGATGATTGAGCTGATGAAATCCATCATTGTTTGTTACTCCACTTAGCGATCATATGGGTCAGTTCAGTTCGAATCATCAATAGACAACCAACGGGAACGGAGGCGATTAAAAAGGCATAACTTAACGGCTCTGACGTTCTGCTTAGCTCTACGTTAATTAAGGTAAAAATAAATGTGAGGATGATGAAGAGTGCTAAAGTCAGATAAGTCCAAAGATGCTGTTTGCCGTGACGAAGAAAATCAAACAGGATGAATAGAAGTGCCGCTAGGGTTAGGCCGATAGTGAGGTTGAATTCGCTGACGATGAGGGAATCAAATTCTCTTCGGCTTCGCTGCATTAAATACCAACCATAGTAGGTAATGAAGCCTAAAAACCCAACGATAACCACTGACCAAATGTCGGCGATAGCACGTCGCCAAGCATCCGGTAATTTCTCTTCAAAAAATTCGACGCCAATGTGACGTTTGTAACTGAGCGCTAAATCGCTACCCAGAAAAATAACCCAGCCAAATAGCAGTTGGCTTAAATCGGACATCCACGCCTGTGGATGCCCGACAACACGTAATAACGCAGCAGAGAAGACTAGGAAGGCAATCAAGAACAGCGCCAGACAAGCAATGTTTCCCTCCCATCTCAGTACTTTCTGATTGAGTTTTTTTAGATACCACATACTTCCTAACCTTCTACTGGTACTACTTCAGTGCTTCTTGAAGCTGCTGATACTCTTTTTCATAGCCTAATTTTTTAAACACGGACTTTGCGTTGTTGATAAACGGTGTTTTGTCCACGGCAATGAACTTCACTTTGTAGTCTTGTTGCAGTGTGCGTTTGTAGTTTTCAATCTGTTCATTCACCATGTTCGAAGCGTAAGCCCCGGCTTTGACAGACTCTTCTTTTAAGATCATTTGGTAGTCTTTTGGCAGCGATTTGTACCACTCTTCACTGACCACCAGTGCCGTCATCAACTGAAAGTGTTCGGTTTCAGCGACATACTTAATGGTTTCTTGCAGGCTGCTGGAAATCACCGCCGGTAATTGCGCTTCGAAACCATCTACCGTACCTTGCTGCATGGCTGGGTAGGTTTCTGCCCATGGTAATGCCGTCGGAGTGGCGCCGAGTGAGCGAATGGATTCTGACCAAACAGCTGCGCCGGGAGTTCGGATGAGTAGGCCTTTTAGGTCTTCAGGTTTGTTCACTTCCTTATTAGTAAAGAAGCTGCGGCTGCCTTGGAACCAGTTAAATGAAAGTACGTGTAGTCCTTCTTTTTCCAGTTTCTTTTCCCAGCTCTTGAAGAGGTCCGTTTCGACAATGCGCTTCATTTGTTCATAGTCTTTGGCGGCATAAGCAATACCAATGACGCCAATTTCCTTAGAAAAGACACTTAAACGACCGCTATCTGTAATAGCCGCAACGTTTTCACCGAACATAGCCTGTTCTTGAACGTCTTCCATCGAACCAAGCTGACCACTTGGGTAAATTTCAATTTTGAGCTTGCCGTCGGTTCTGGATTCAACGGCTTTTTTGAGTTCGACGCTTCCAGCGTAAAGGGGATCTTTTTCACCCACTGACATCGAAATTTTTAACGTATAGTCTTTTGCCATCGTGGAGAATGGCATAGCGGCAGCAAGCAAAAAGATGCCGAGTTTCTTATTTAATCTCATGGTCCAATACCCTTTGTTTCACTTTTATTTGTGGAGCTCTGCTCATTGAGCCTACCCATGAGCCAAATGACTTCTGGGATGTACTGAATGCAGAACGTTTCCATTGGTTCTGAATTGATTGAAAACGCCGCAGACGGTGACCAGCCTTTCGATGCCTGATAGAGCCAAGGCGCTTCAACCCACTCATTCACTCTTTGGTCTTCTTATAATGAGTTGATGATATTTTAATCAGAGTGTTGGTTTGGTTCTAAGATCGAGATCTCATACCAAAAAATAATATTGGTACGGTCAATTTTTTGTGAAAGAGAATAATTGGTGTGAATCGAAACAAGATGCTGTTCTTAAATAAGGTGAATACTCGTTTGTTTTGTATTTTTTGTCTTTAAAATCAACTTATTACTATTGATATGTTATGGGGGTTTGAAGGTTTCACACTAGATATATCAGTATTATTGAAAGGAATTGTGTTAGGTTTTAGCTGTGAGAAAGCACTATCTACATATCTATTAATTTGTCAGTAGTGATGTTTGCTGAGTTGTAAAATGAGTTGGACATAAAATTGGTCTGTACAATATTTGCAGTTAAGCATCAACTAAATGGATGTCGATGCCTACTTGTGTTAACGCGTGATAGTAATCTTGAGGAATGCCACTGTCGGTGATCAGAATGTCGATTTCCTGAGTGCCAGCAATGACGCAAAAGCTTTGACGATTGAATTTTGATGAGTCGGTAACGGCAATTACCTGTTGCGCAGCTTGTACCATTTTCCGGTTGATTGCGGCTTCACTGGCATGTGGTGTCGTGATGCCTGCAAGTTTGTCAAAACCATCCACGCCAAGAAACAGTTTCTGATAGCGGTAGTTACCGAGGAAGTGCTCACCTGTTTGGCCATTTAAGGAGTACGAGTTTTCACGAATGGTGCCGCCGGAAACCATGACTTGTATATCTGGTTGATTGGCAAGTTGATAAGCAATGTGGATACCATTGGTCATCACAACCAGATTCTTTTTCCCTTTTAGATTTAAAGCAATTTGCTCTGTGGTTGAGCCTGAATCGAGAATAAGGGCGTCACCCGTTTCAATGAGGCTGGCTGCGTAGCGGCCAATGGCAGCTTTAATATCTGTGTTTAATTGTTTCTTATCTTTAAGTGGTTGTTCAAAGGCAAATTTATGATTGAGCCTTGCCCCTCCGTAGCAGCGCGTGACACAACCTTGCTTTTCTAGATGGTTGAGATCACTGCGAATGGTCACCGCTGAGATCTGAAACTCTCTGGCAAAGGCAGTGACTTCGCCAACACCGTGCGTTTGAATGTATTTGAGAATGGCGGCACGGCGTTGTTTGGTCGGGTTCATGATGACAACTCTGAATCGGGATAGATAACTGAACTAATAATTACTTATAAAATAGACTGATTTTATAAGATGAAAAGCGGTTCTGGTTGAAAATCATGGTGTGGTAACAAAAGGATTAATCGGTAGACCAAACATTGCGGATGTCGGGCCAACCCCAGTTAGTGAGGGCGACATCTTTCAGCACATCATGAAAGCGTAGGGTCTGACGGTGATGAAACAGTGGAATTAACCAATGATGGCTAACCATGGCTGTTGCGATGGGCTCTAGAGTGTCTAAATACTGTTCGAGTTCGGTCGTGCTGCGTAGCTGCTCTAAGCTTTTACGTAGCCATTGATGTGCCGATGCGCCAATACAATGATGGAGCACTGGGTTATTGTACAAACTATTAAATGCAGAAGCCTGCCGAGTATCGTCTAGATTGATATTGGTGATCACCAAGTCCTGTTCCAACTCACCATTTCTTGCGAGCTCGGTGAGCTCTCGGTAGCTGTAATTGTGGATAGCAACGGAGACACCTAAGCCCTGCAGAAGTGCTTGAATCGCAGTGGCGCAATGTACCAGTGCTGAATAGTCATACACTGCAATTGAAAGCTCAGCGGGTAATGGCACGGGTTCAATATCCGGCATTCTAATGGGGCTCCAACCAGGTAGTAGGTTATTGGCATCGACACAACTAAACAGGTTTTGTTGTTTTGTTAGCAACACGCGCACGTTACTGGGGGACAGTAGCTGAGTCATCGAGTGGCGCTGACTGGCCGTTAATGCATTAGTTTTGCTTTGGTTAAATAGCGCAAACAGGCATCCTTCCTCAACACGACATTGCTGGATGGCACTATTGGGATTGTCACCCCCAGATTGTGACAAGTAATAATTGCACTCATTGCTGGGTTGGCCATGTGGATGATTGGTTTCGATCTTTTTTGATAGTGAATCGGGTTGTTGTAAGTGCCAGATGGTGACTTTGTCGGTGAGTGCGCGGCAAGCGTAGTATCGTTCAAAAGCCTGTAGACACAAACGTGCTTCGGAGTGCTCAATCACTTCAAACACACCGCTGCCGATAACATTGTGATCGCTGTTTTGCTCAACAACTTGGGTGCTGGGTTGAATGGAGTATTTTACGCTCGTGAGCAGCCCGCCAAATCCTTTGTCTGGCATTGATAAGTGAAATACTACTTGATTAGGGCTAGGAGCACTGATTGAGGCCAAGTGGGCCAGCTCATCACAATAGTTGGGTAAATCTTTCAGTTTATTAAATAGCGCGACGATGCTTTGAGCGTCTATCAAAGTACCGTCATGAAAGGTGAGCCCCGGCCTGAGATAAAAGCTCCATTGCCAGTTTTCGTTATCGTAAAACCAATGGTGCGCCAATTCTGGTTGTAATTGCCCCTGTTCATTGCAGCTGATGAGACAACAGTAGACTTGACGCAGCAAGTAACGTTCACTGGAGCGGTGCCATAAGTGCGGTACCAAACGCTCAAATGGGCGTTTATAAGTGAGCTGTATATGCAGCTGTCCTTCTCGTATTGATGCACCTGATGTGCTTTGCAACAGACGGCCAAAAATACGTTTGTCTTGATCAAGGAGAGTCAGTGCTTTCTCATATTGTCCCGCGCGAATTCGTTCGGAAGCTAACTGCTCTTTTAAACGAGCCAGTTCAACATGCAATACCAATGTGGAGCGTTGATTTCGGCCTACTTTGGGTTGCCAGCTCAACCAGTTAAGTTGCTGCATTTCATGTAACAGGTTTCGTGCGTGGCGTGGGCTGGTAAATAATGTCTCGGCTAATGCAGATAGCGCGGTTTTGATCTCTTGGTCTACGCCTAATGGAGTGAGTCTGGCGTAGTAACGCAGCAGTTTGAGATCAGACATATCAGGGCTCCATAAACGGTCAATCTTTAATTTTATAATAAGTGATGAAGCGTAACGGAGAAAAATGTCATAAATTTTGTTCCTATTTTTCTGGATTTTATGCACATATCGGTGCTATTTGGATAAGAACAGCTTAAATAGGGTTAAGAACTGTAAAAATCTGACTGTTTTTCGCTTCCGGTTTTGACGAGATACTATGGTTACCAGCTCTTAAAATGCATTTTGATTTGATATTGAAGTGGTTGTTTTAAGAACGGTGCTAAGACAGCAGCATCTTTCTGGTTCATGCTCCATAACACCCCCGCGAACATTCCTGTTAGATGCTGCTTTTCAAACAAAAAAAAGCCAACCCGAAGGTTGGCAAAAGTAACTATGTAGCAAGTATTGTACAAAGTTAAGGACTAATTTATTTGCGCTCAGTTCGTTGCCACACTGGGTGGCCATCTTTAATGGTTGTCATGACCTGAATATTTTTAATTTCCATCGGGTCAACTTTCAGTGGATTTCTATTAAGAATGACCAAATCAGCATCTTTTCCTGTGGATATACTGCCTTTATGGTTTTCTTCAAAATTCTGATATGCCGCATTGGTGGTGATCGCTTGTAATGCCTGATAAGGCGTAACTTTTTGTTCTTCGCCAATGGTTTTGCCATTGCGAGTCACTCGGTTTACACCAGACCAAACCGTCATCATCATATCGGGGATAACAACAGGTGAATCCGTATGGAACGTAAATGGCATTTGACGACGTGCCGCTGAGCCCGCCGGGTTATTGCGTTCGCCTCGCGCTTTACCCAATACCGAGCCGATGTAATAGTCACCAAACAGGTATGGGTGTGTCATTTCAAACGATGGAATTACATTGAGCTTTTTCATCTCATCTAATTGATCTTCACGAACTGTTTGCGCGTGGATCATCACTGGGCGCCAGTCTTTAGAAGAGATATCGCCAAGTTGCTCAATCGCATTCAACATCTGATCGCCTGCGGCATCACCGTTACAATGCACAAGCAACTGCCAGTCGTTCTCCCATGCCACTTGAACCAAGTGGTTGACGGTTTTATCGTCGAATGCTGGGTATCCAGTAAACTTGCTGTCATGACCGTGAGGCGGCACATAGTAATGCTCTGAAAGATGCGCCGTTTTCCCGGGTAATGAACCGTCTAAGCTTAGTTTTACCCCACCAATACGTAGGTGGTTCTGGTAACGACTGTATTGCTCAAATTTAGGTAGCCACTCACGGTTAACCATTTCAATTGCAGGGTAGGCGACTACATCGAGATACAAACGCTCATTTTCCTGCGCAAGGTGCAGTAACTCAAAATCCATCGGCGTGGTACGGCCATCCTGAGTTGTAGTAACTCCGAAACTAGCGTAAGAGCGCTGGGCCTCGTCTAACTGCTTCAGGCGTTCCATATTGTCTGGTTGCGGCAATTTAAGCATGACTGGCCACATCGCTGACTCTTCCAAAACGCCGTTTGGTTCGCCGCGAACACCACGTTGAATTACGCCGCCTTTAGGATTTTTACTGGCGTTAGTAATGCCAGCTAATGACATCGCTTTCGAGTTAACGACACCAATATGACCCGAAGAATGAATGATCAAAATTGGGTTTTCAGTCGAGACTTCATCCAACAACTCTTTATGTGGATGGTTAGGCAAAATCGAGGTGTCATAACCTGTGCCCACCACCCATTCACCCGGTTTGATGTGGTTGTTTTTGATGTAGTCTTTGAGTGTTTGTTTTAAGTTTTCAAAAGTGTCAGACGTACCATAAGGTGGCGCAGCAAGGTTAGCGTTTGATAATGACACCGCTAACTGCGAGATATGTCCGTGTGCGTCAATGAACCCTGGCATCAGGGTCTGACCTTTTAAGTTGACCAGATTTGTTTGGCCAAATTTATAAGGCATGACGTCATCTTTCGAACCAGCAAAGAGGATCTTGCCATTTAAGGTGGCTACCGCTTCAACATAGTTTGGAGTTTCTCCATCCATGGTTAAAATATCACCACCGAAGTAAATGGTATCGGCTGCCGTTACCTGTGCAGGCGCTGCTATCGGTTTTACTGGTGGCTCGGCGTTACATCCAGCCAACAAGCCGGTAGCAATGCTTAATGCAATGATTTTTTTGTGCATTGGGTATGGCTCCTCTCTACTTTCGGGAGGCATACTTTAGGAAACAGGATGTAATTTCACCTAGTTCAAAAGTGAGACACCTTCTGGCTCAGACATAAATCTGACAATACTGACGTTGTTCGGACGGTTTGTAGGACAGCGACTACAATAACTGTTAAGTTGCTTTAGATATTATAAAAATTATCACGGAAACCGATATGGAAAGAGTCATTGATTTGAACCGTTGGCAAAGGGAACACGTAAAGAGTGAGCAAGAGCTACAACAAGTCTTTTTCGATGTTCGTTCACTGTACTACTCAGAACCATATTCAGATTATTCCTCTCGGGTAAAACGTCTCAATCGATTGAAAAAGGCATTACTGGAGTATCAAGATGATCTGGTGGAGGCGCTGACGTTAGATTATGGTTTCCGTAGTGAGTTTGACTCGCTGATTTGCGATATTCTTCCTGCCGTTAGCCACATTAATTACACCCTCAAACATTTGCGGAAGTGGATGAAGCCAAACCGTCGCCATGCCGGGTTACTGCTTGCACCATCACGCGTCAAGGTAGAGTTCCAGCCACTGGGGGTCGTTGGGGTGATTGTCCCGTGGAATTTTCCCATCGTGCTGAGTATTGCTCCGGTTGTGACGGCGATTGCGGCAGGTAACCGGGTTATGGTGAAGTTAAGTGAGTACACTCCTCGGACAAACCAAGTATTAAGTCAGATCTTTAAAGTGATTGAGCAGCATGTTCATACCATAGAAGGGGAAACTGAAATTGCGGAGTATTTTAGTCGCCTGCCGTTCAATCATCTTATTTTTACAGGGTCGACCAAAGTTGGGCGTTTGGTTGCCCAAGCCGCCGCAAATAACCTAACTCCAGTCACCTTAGAATTAGGTGGTAAATCTCCCGTTATTGTCGGGAATGATGCGGAAATTGATAAAGCCGTGGATGCTGTGATGCTCGGCAAAGCGGTGAATGCAGGGCAGATTTGTGTGGCGCCGGATTACGTGATGGTGCCCCAAGGTAAAGAACTGACATTTATTCATACTTACCTGCGCCGCTA
Coding sequences:
- the uxaC gene encoding glucuronate isomerase gives rise to the protein MKRFLCEDFLLSTKTAQRLYHEHASHQPIYDYHCHLNPADVAQNRQFGNLTQIWLEGDHYKWRGMRSAGIEEHFITGKASDYDKFCAWARTVPQTLGNPLYHWTHLELRKPFGITNTLLNPQTAEHIWHQCNEQLATSEFSARGIMQQMNVVMAGTTDDPLDSLEHHRAIAQDDTFDIQVLPSWRPDNAFKIELAGFVEYLHKLGELADIEIRQFDDLRQALDKRLLHFNLYGCRCADHGIEVVRYAPIPSDKDLDAILSRRLNHQPLTEYEQAQFSTAVQVWLGQRYAQLGWVMQLHIGALRDNNTRMHRFIGPNTGFDSIDDRSFAFELAHLLDEMDQSNQLPRTILYCLNPRDNEMIATMIGNFQGGGIAGKIQFGSGWWFNDQKDGMQRQLLQLSQLGLLSQFIGMLTDSRSFLSYTRHEYFRRILCDMVGHWAENGEVPNDMSLLGPLIENICFNNAKRYFEQRA
- a CDS encoding TRAP transporter large permease encodes the protein MMDFISSIISPMGALVISFALFLILRMPLAFAIAIASLLFFVMDGRSSLIIPVQKMVLASQNPALLAVPFFVLAGNLMNAAGITRRLIAFCSTLTAHLVGGLAHVTVLLSAIMGGVSGSAVADVAMQSKILGPAMLKRKYSKGFVAASIGLSGLITATIPPSIGLILYGFVGEVSIGRLFLAGIVPGILMTLFLMVTVSIVANKRGYAREQEERTPPKKIFETFIQCFWALLFPVLLIITIRFGIFTPSEAGSFAVFYAFFIGLFVYKELNYQKIVEVLQQTVVDNAVIMLIISFSGIFGYIIVNNQIPQYLSQEILSITTHKYFLLIVILTFLAIIGMFMEATVNVLLLTPIFLPIVQGVGVDPVHFGILMMTIVTLGGMTPPVGVAMFTACSILDCPTKSYIKESVPFLLAIFLLILVLILLPDVVLFLPNLAYG
- a CDS encoding TRAP transporter small permease, giving the protein MWYLKKLNQKVLRWEGNIACLALFLIAFLVFSAALLRVVGHPQAWMSDLSQLLFGWVIFLGSDLALSYKRHIGVEFFEEKLPDAWRRAIADIWSVVIVGFLGFITYYGWYLMQRSRREFDSLIVSEFNLTIGLTLAALLFILFDFLRHGKQHLWTYLTLALFIILTFIFTLINVELSRTSEPLSYAFLIASVPVGCLLMIRTELTHMIAKWSNKQ
- a CDS encoding C4-dicarboxylate TRAP transporter substrate-binding protein; amino-acid sequence: MRLNKKLGIFLLAAAMPFSTMAKDYTLKISMSVGEKDPLYAGSVELKKAVESRTDGKLKIEIYPSGQLGSMEDVQEQAMFGENVAAITDSGRLSVFSKEIGVIGIAYAAKDYEQMKRIVETDLFKSWEKKLEKEGLHVLSFNWFQGSRSFFTNKEVNKPEDLKGLLIRTPGAAVWSESIRSLGATPTALPWAETYPAMQQGTVDGFEAQLPAVISSSLQETIKYVAETEHFQLMTALVVSEEWYKSLPKDYQMILKEESVKAGAYASNMVNEQIENYKRTLQQDYKVKFIAVDKTPFINNAKSVFKKLGYEKEYQQLQEALK
- the agaR gene encoding transcriptional repressor AgaR, yielding MNPTKQRRAAILKYIQTHGVGEVTAFAREFQISAVTIRSDLNHLEKQGCVTRCYGGARLNHKFAFEQPLKDKKQLNTDIKAAIGRYAASLIETGDALILDSGSTTEQIALNLKGKKNLVVMTNGIHIAYQLANQPDIQVMVSGGTIRENSYSLNGQTGEHFLGNYRYQKLFLGVDGFDKLAGITTPHASEAAINRKMVQAAQQVIAVTDSSKFNRQSFCVIAGTQEIDILITDSGIPQDYYHALTQVGIDIHLVDA
- a CDS encoding SgrR family transcriptional regulator — protein: MSDLKLLRYYARLTPLGVDQEIKTALSALAETLFTSPRHARNLLHEMQQLNWLSWQPKVGRNQRSTLVLHVELARLKEQLASERIRAGQYEKALTLLDQDKRIFGRLLQSTSGASIREGQLHIQLTYKRPFERLVPHLWHRSSERYLLRQVYCCLISCNEQGQLQPELAHHWFYDNENWQWSFYLRPGLTFHDGTLIDAQSIVALFNKLKDLPNYCDELAHLASISAPSPNQVVFHLSMPDKGFGGLLTSVKYSIQPSTQVVEQNSDHNVIGSGVFEVIEHSEARLCLQAFERYYACRALTDKVTIWHLQQPDSLSKKIETNHPHGQPSNECNYYLSQSGGDNPNSAIQQCRVEEGCLFALFNQSKTNALTASQRHSMTQLLSPSNVRVLLTKQQNLFSCVDANNLLPGWSPIRMPDIEPVPLPAELSIAVYDYSALVHCATAIQALLQGLGVSVAIHNYSYRELTELARNGELEQDLVITNINLDDTRQASAFNSLYNNPVLHHCIGASAHQWLRKSLEQLRSTTELEQYLDTLEPIATAMVSHHWLIPLFHHRQTLRFHDVLKDVALTNWGWPDIRNVWSTD
- a CDS encoding amidohydrolase, with product MHKKIIALSIATGLLAGCNAEPPVKPIAAPAQVTAADTIYFGGDILTMDGETPNYVEAVATLNGKILFAGSKDDVMPYKFGQTNLVNLKGQTLMPGFIDAHGHISQLAVSLSNANLAAPPYGTSDTFENLKQTLKDYIKNNHIKPGEWVVGTGYDTSILPNHPHKELLDEVSTENPILIIHSSGHIGVVNSKAMSLAGITNASKNPKGGVIQRGVRGEPNGVLEESAMWPVMLKLPQPDNMERLKQLDEAQRSYASFGVTTTQDGRTTPMDFELLHLAQENERLYLDVVAYPAIEMVNREWLPKFEQYSRYQNHLRIGGVKLSLDGSLPGKTAHLSEHYYVPPHGHDSKFTGYPAFDDKTVNHLVQVAWENDWQLLVHCNGDAAGDQMLNAIEQLGDISSKDWRPVMIHAQTVREDQLDEMKKLNVIPSFEMTHPYLFGDYYIGSVLGKARGERNNPAGSAARRQMPFTFHTDSPVVIPDMMMTVWSGVNRVTRNGKTIGEEQKVTPYQALQAITTNAAYQNFEENHKGSISTGKDADLVILNRNPLKVDPMEIKNIQVMTTIKDGHPVWQRTERK
- a CDS encoding coniferyl aldehyde dehydrogenase, with the protein product MERVIDLNRWQREHVKSEQELQQVFFDVRSLYYSEPYSDYSSRVKRLNRLKKALLEYQDDLVEALTLDYGFRSEFDSLICDILPAVSHINYTLKHLRKWMKPNRRHAGLLLAPSRVKVEFQPLGVVGVIVPWNFPIVLSIAPVVTAIAAGNRVMVKLSEYTPRTNQVLSQIFKVIEQHVHTIEGETEIAEYFSRLPFNHLIFTGSTKVGRLVAQAAANNLTPVTLELGGKSPVIVGNDAEIDKAVDAVMLGKAVNAGQICVAPDYVMVPQGKELTFIHTYLRRYKEHFIKHDKAHGVTHIINDIQWARLQNLLQDARSKGASIHTLDDVIVEGRQMMPHLVTGVTEDMLVMQEEIFGPILPVMGYRQLNEAYNYINLRPHPLALYLISDDKITQRQIIEQTHSGGVAINDTLLHVAAEDAPFGGVGESGIGRYHGIEGFQTFSHAKTVLVTPSWLPRSKWLLRFKEWAVKALDIFFIR